In a single window of the Hyalangium gracile genome:
- the selB gene encoding selenocysteine-specific translation elongation factor, with translation MIIGTAGHIDHGKTSLVKALTGIDTDRLKEEKRRGITLELGFAHLTLDDGTLAGVVDVPGHERFVKAMAAGAGGVDLAVLVVAADEGVMPQTREHLDICRLLGVKAGVIALTKSDLLAELGEEWLALVKADLVALTAGTFLEGAPVVPCSSKTGDGLKELRAALTRAAHGLPQRPSDGPVFLPVDRVFTIKGFGTVVTGTLLSGTLAVEESASLLPGRPGPFRVRGLQVHGQAAQKVQAGLRTAVNLVGVEPEEIDRGMVLVRAGELPETRMLDVELSLLPAVEEPLPRRRKLLLHLGTAQVEATVALLDLERLEPGETGLAQLRLSAPLAALVGQRFILRGSRALPGRGATVAGGRVLAITPPRRRKGASAVVAPLLEADAGGHVAWLLRQAGYRGLTQAELFGRSAMPPKALSRTLELLGSRGGALLVDRDKRLYLSGEVFEGLQKRALALLAAFHEREPMREGLSREELRQRLSPELDPRIFQRVAQALVDTGKAELDKEVMRLKGRGRTLTVSDEGARARVAAELAATGLAPPTFNELAQKLQLPAPRLQELLKVMVSEGLIVRVSDELHFDAGALGGLRERLVGWLREKKEISTQAFKEMVGQSRKFVIPLSEYFDREKVTLRVGEKRVLRRG, from the coding sequence ATGATCATCGGCACGGCGGGGCACATCGACCACGGCAAGACGTCCCTGGTGAAGGCCCTCACCGGTATCGACACGGACCGGCTCAAGGAGGAGAAGCGCCGAGGCATCACCCTGGAGCTGGGCTTCGCCCACCTCACGCTGGATGATGGGACGCTGGCGGGCGTGGTGGACGTGCCCGGCCACGAGCGCTTCGTGAAGGCCATGGCCGCGGGCGCCGGGGGCGTGGACCTGGCGGTGCTCGTGGTGGCCGCGGACGAGGGCGTCATGCCCCAGACGCGCGAGCACCTGGACATCTGCCGCCTGCTCGGGGTGAAGGCGGGCGTCATCGCCCTCACCAAGAGCGATCTGCTGGCGGAGCTGGGCGAGGAGTGGCTCGCGCTGGTGAAGGCGGACCTGGTGGCGCTGACGGCGGGCACCTTCCTGGAGGGAGCGCCCGTGGTGCCCTGCTCCTCGAAGACGGGAGACGGGCTGAAGGAGCTTCGGGCCGCGCTCACTCGCGCGGCGCATGGGCTGCCCCAGCGGCCCTCGGATGGCCCCGTCTTCCTGCCGGTGGACCGGGTGTTCACCATCAAGGGCTTCGGCACGGTGGTGACGGGCACGCTGCTGTCCGGCACGCTGGCGGTGGAGGAGAGCGCCTCGCTGCTGCCGGGACGCCCCGGCCCCTTCCGCGTGCGAGGCCTCCAGGTGCATGGCCAGGCCGCGCAGAAGGTGCAGGCGGGCCTGCGCACCGCGGTGAACCTCGTGGGCGTGGAGCCCGAGGAGATCGATCGCGGCATGGTGCTCGTGCGCGCCGGCGAGCTGCCCGAGACGCGGATGCTGGACGTGGAGCTGAGCCTGCTGCCCGCGGTGGAGGAGCCGCTGCCCCGGCGCCGCAAGCTGCTGCTGCACCTGGGCACCGCGCAGGTGGAGGCCACCGTGGCGCTGTTGGACCTGGAGCGGCTCGAGCCCGGGGAGACGGGGCTGGCCCAGCTGCGCCTCTCCGCGCCGCTGGCCGCGCTCGTGGGGCAGCGCTTCATCCTTCGAGGCTCGCGCGCGCTGCCGGGGCGCGGTGCCACCGTGGCGGGCGGCCGCGTCCTGGCCATCACTCCGCCGCGCCGCCGCAAGGGCGCCTCCGCCGTGGTGGCTCCGCTGCTGGAGGCGGACGCCGGCGGGCACGTGGCGTGGCTGCTGCGCCAGGCGGGCTACCGGGGGCTCACCCAGGCGGAGCTGTTCGGCCGCTCGGCGATGCCACCCAAGGCGCTCTCACGCACGCTGGAGCTGCTGGGCTCTCGGGGTGGGGCGCTGCTGGTGGACCGGGACAAGCGCCTCTATCTCTCCGGCGAGGTGTTCGAGGGGCTCCAGAAGCGGGCCCTCGCGCTGCTGGCCGCCTTCCACGAGCGCGAGCCGATGCGCGAGGGCCTCTCCCGCGAGGAGCTGCGCCAGCGCCTCTCGCCGGAGCTGGACCCGCGCATCTTCCAGCGGGTGGCGCAGGCGCTGGTGGACACGGGCAAGGCGGAGCTGGACAAGGAGGTGATGCGGCTCAAGGGCCGAGGCCGCACCCTCACCGTCAGCGACGAGGGAGCCCGGGCCCGGGTGGCGGCGGAGCTGGCCGCGACGGGGCTCGCGCCTCCCACCTTCAACGAGCTGGCGCAGAAGCTCCAGCTGCCGGCGCCCCGGCTCCAGGAGCTGCTCAAGGTGATGGTGTCCGAGGGCCTCATCGTCCGGGTGAGTGACGAGCTCCACTTCGACGCGGGAGCGCTGGGAGGCCTGCGGGAGCGACTGGTGGGCTGGCTGCGCGAGAAGAAGGAGATCTCCACCCAGGCCTTCAAGGAAATGGTGGGTCAGAGCCGGAAGTTCGTCATCCCCTTGTCGGAGTACTTCGATCGGGAGAAGGTGACGCTGCGAGTGGGTGAGAAGAGGGTGCTGCGCCGGGGATGA
- a CDS encoding phosphoribosyltransferase, with protein MATKRAVSGKGKTSKKGKSAPKPSKQKVEKLVSIPSDVVLAPQAEVPRMPTGRDQSRQRSAVQELSWADFDRAVQALAGAIRQDFKVEAVVGVAHGGVFVGGALSSALGCEFFPVRITRRSRDRGSTNKPQLSGEMPRELKGRRVLIVDDVAASGDTLEMATALAKKVGAREVRTACMVARPEGYEPDYRALSTQAFLVFPWDYEPTGGVDRSDVDPDLAGA; from the coding sequence GTGGCCACGAAGCGCGCAGTGTCCGGCAAGGGCAAGACCTCCAAGAAGGGCAAGTCCGCGCCCAAGCCTTCCAAGCAGAAGGTGGAGAAGCTGGTCTCCATCCCCTCGGACGTCGTGCTGGCGCCCCAGGCCGAGGTTCCGCGCATGCCCACCGGGAGGGACCAATCCCGGCAGCGCTCCGCCGTGCAGGAGCTGTCGTGGGCGGACTTCGACAGGGCGGTGCAGGCGCTGGCGGGCGCCATCCGCCAGGACTTCAAGGTCGAGGCCGTGGTGGGCGTGGCGCATGGCGGCGTCTTCGTGGGTGGGGCGCTCTCGAGCGCGCTCGGCTGCGAGTTCTTCCCCGTGCGCATCACCCGGCGCAGCCGCGACCGCGGCAGCACGAACAAGCCCCAGCTCTCCGGCGAGATGCCGCGCGAGCTGAAGGGCCGGCGCGTGCTCATCGTCGATGACGTGGCCGCCAGCGGCGACACGCTGGAGATGGCCACCGCGCTGGCGAAGAAGGTGGGCGCCCGCGAGGTGAGGACGGCGTGCATGGTGGCCCGGCCCGAGGGCTATGAGCCGGACTATCGGGCGCTGTCGACCCAGGCGTTCCTCGTCTTCCCCTGGGACTACGAGCCCACGGGCGGGGTGGACCGCTCCGACGTGGACCCGGATCTGGCCGGGGCCTGA
- a CDS encoding succinate dehydrogenase, with translation MSTQAAALPRKNPLLQSRLGSFLAVFPLTLWTINHLWDNLAAFSGAAAWQSSVTTYAHPFSMALGFLISLVPLLMHTGWGLVRLFSFRPNNLAYNNYGNLKYILQRVTAVGVLAFLGAHLWKAFLEPRLLGHGPEAFEDIAREMRFHGPTLFVYLVGTLGVAYHVANGLQNFGMAWGIFASERSMRRFEPFVIIIFLVLTAMAWGAIYALFQAGEAFGPGTGHSIDM, from the coding sequence ATGAGCACCCAAGCCGCAGCCCTTCCTCGCAAGAACCCGCTCCTCCAGTCCCGCCTGGGCTCATTCCTCGCGGTGTTCCCCCTGACGCTGTGGACCATCAACCACCTCTGGGACAACCTGGCCGCCTTCAGCGGCGCCGCGGCGTGGCAGAGCTCGGTGACGACGTACGCGCACCCGTTCTCGATGGCGCTGGGCTTCCTCATCTCCCTGGTGCCGCTGCTGATGCACACCGGGTGGGGCCTGGTGCGGCTGTTCAGCTTCCGGCCCAACAACCTCGCCTACAACAACTACGGCAACCTCAAGTACATCCTCCAGCGCGTCACCGCCGTGGGCGTGCTGGCCTTCCTGGGCGCCCACCTGTGGAAGGCCTTCCTGGAGCCGCGCCTGCTGGGCCACGGCCCCGAGGCCTTCGAGGACATCGCCCGGGAGATGCGCTTCCACGGCCCCACCCTCTTCGTCTACCTGGTGGGCACGCTCGGCGTGGCGTACCACGTGGCCAACGGGCTGCAGAACTTCGGCATGGCCTGGGGCATCTTCGCCAGCGAGCGCTCCATGCGCCGCTTCGAGCCCTTCGTCATCATCATCTTCCTGGTGCTGACGGCCATGGCGTGGGGCGCCATCTACGCGCTGTTCCAGGCCGGTGAGGCGTTCGGCCCCGGCACCGGGCACTCCATCGACATGTAG
- a CDS encoding ATP-binding protein, with translation MSQMPYSQGALRTLIETFGNPMVVLRQRELWLANAAFLRLVGLSREQVEGRPALDFVNPDEHRRLSALFQRILEGDLRTPSRVFRRLVPSSDGRMHELAAAMQDVVLEGGEKGLLVNLFELVERPPSVTMAERLVETSARLVGVHSEEEVFQVALEGLASAGFRASFLRWDGKELFLADGSPLPEEMGLAAEALGEGRAIYGGVEAGEATHVYLPLGDARNGVLLVEGRGLDPTHGSTLALFAKVVGTALSEARVEAERMRGQWELRVLAAVARFLAQPVPPTPESFLERLAGLLSADAALLLLREEPDAPFVLTAQVGLAELSGAVTSLGSVLGDTAVKVEQGRLSTKGEEKVLWDVSGGRFGSGLAVRIMRGGQVSGTLQLFRVPGRPFQEADLRLLATMVELLVTLLEQHRLRAESARQLSETRLLLELARTTAGVLDSAGILDVAADFLVRLLDVSDCHIFLYDEQAKLLRGAAGSVTHRDFLRGLTLPLDDGSFTSRVARERRPLFIEDVDKTSGGYSPELADRFQAKAILGLPLTSRDELIGVVVVDDTRGPRAFGPALIELAEATCGQIALSIANARLYESLWGSYAELAAARAEMVKRERLAALGELSAIVAHEVRNPLGVIFNAVTSLRRLLKVEGDPAMLLDILTEESDRLNRIVADLLDFTRPRDPILQPEDLGRVLLDAIEAARVQGGSDNSSVRFVAEVDPHLPPARMDRRLIRQALINVLVNALQAMPQGGVVTVKARRELHGGRDWLRSDVSDQGMGIPSELLHRVFEPFFTTKAQGTGLGLAVVRRILDEHGGEITVESTPGRGTTFTIRLPLLPPPTPQ, from the coding sequence ATGAGCCAGATGCCTTACAGCCAGGGGGCCCTGCGCACCCTGATCGAGACCTTCGGCAACCCCATGGTGGTGTTGCGCCAGCGCGAGCTGTGGCTGGCCAACGCGGCCTTCCTGCGCCTGGTGGGGCTCTCCCGGGAGCAGGTGGAGGGCCGCCCGGCCCTGGACTTCGTCAACCCGGACGAGCACCGGCGCCTGTCCGCTCTCTTCCAGCGCATCCTCGAAGGGGACCTGCGCACCCCCTCCAGGGTCTTCCGGCGCCTGGTGCCTTCCTCCGACGGGCGGATGCATGAGCTGGCCGCCGCCATGCAGGACGTGGTGCTGGAGGGCGGCGAGAAGGGGCTGCTCGTCAACCTCTTCGAATTGGTGGAGCGACCCCCCTCGGTCACCATGGCCGAGCGCCTGGTGGAGACGTCCGCGCGCCTGGTCGGCGTGCACTCCGAGGAGGAGGTATTTCAGGTGGCGCTGGAAGGCCTGGCCTCCGCGGGCTTCCGCGCGTCCTTCCTGCGCTGGGATGGCAAGGAGCTCTTCCTGGCCGACGGCAGCCCCCTGCCCGAGGAGATGGGACTGGCGGCCGAGGCGCTCGGAGAGGGACGCGCCATCTATGGAGGGGTGGAGGCGGGCGAAGCCACCCATGTCTACCTGCCCCTGGGCGATGCGCGTAACGGCGTGCTGCTGGTGGAGGGCCGAGGGCTCGATCCGACCCACGGCTCCACGCTGGCGCTCTTCGCCAAGGTCGTCGGCACGGCGCTCTCCGAGGCGCGCGTGGAGGCCGAGCGCATGCGCGGCCAGTGGGAGCTGCGCGTGCTGGCGGCGGTGGCGCGTTTCCTCGCCCAGCCCGTGCCGCCCACCCCCGAGTCCTTCCTCGAGCGCCTCGCGGGGCTGCTCTCCGCGGACGCGGCGCTGCTGCTGCTCCGGGAGGAGCCGGACGCTCCCTTCGTGCTCACCGCGCAGGTGGGCCTGGCGGAGCTGAGCGGCGCGGTGACTTCGCTGGGCTCCGTCCTGGGCGACACGGCGGTGAAGGTGGAGCAGGGGCGGCTCTCGACGAAGGGCGAGGAGAAGGTGCTCTGGGATGTCTCCGGAGGGCGCTTCGGCAGCGGGCTGGCGGTGCGCATCATGCGCGGAGGGCAGGTGAGCGGCACCCTGCAACTGTTCCGCGTGCCGGGCCGGCCCTTCCAGGAGGCGGACCTGCGGCTGCTGGCGACGATGGTCGAGCTGCTGGTGACGCTGCTGGAGCAGCACCGCCTGCGCGCCGAGTCCGCCCGGCAGCTCTCGGAGACGCGGCTGCTGCTGGAGCTGGCCCGCACCACGGCGGGCGTGCTGGACTCGGCGGGCATCCTGGATGTGGCGGCGGACTTCCTCGTCCGCCTGCTGGATGTGTCCGACTGCCACATCTTCCTGTACGACGAGCAGGCCAAGCTGCTGCGAGGCGCCGCGGGCTCTGTCACCCACCGCGACTTCCTGCGCGGCCTCACCCTCCCGCTGGACGACGGCAGCTTCACGTCCCGCGTGGCCCGCGAGCGTCGCCCCCTCTTCATCGAGGATGTGGACAAGACGTCGGGCGGCTACAGCCCGGAGCTGGCTGACCGCTTCCAGGCCAAGGCCATCCTCGGCCTGCCGCTCACCTCGCGTGACGAGCTGATCGGCGTGGTGGTGGTGGATGACACCCGAGGCCCGCGCGCCTTCGGGCCCGCGCTCATCGAGCTGGCCGAGGCCACCTGCGGACAGATCGCCCTCTCCATCGCCAACGCGCGCCTCTACGAGTCGCTGTGGGGCTCCTACGCGGAGCTGGCCGCCGCCCGCGCGGAGATGGTCAAGCGCGAGCGCCTGGCCGCGCTGGGCGAGCTGTCCGCCATCGTCGCCCACGAGGTGCGCAACCCCCTGGGCGTCATCTTCAACGCGGTGACGTCGCTGCGCCGCCTGCTCAAGGTGGAGGGGGATCCGGCGATGCTGCTGGACATCCTCACCGAGGAGAGCGACCGGCTGAACCGCATCGTGGCGGACCTGCTCGACTTCACCCGGCCGAGGGACCCCATCCTCCAGCCGGAGGACCTGGGCCGCGTGCTGCTGGATGCCATCGAGGCGGCGCGCGTCCAGGGCGGGTCCGACAACTCCTCCGTGCGGTTCGTCGCGGAGGTGGACCCCCACCTGCCACCCGCGCGCATGGACCGGCGGCTCATCCGCCAGGCACTCATCAACGTGCTCGTCAATGCCCTCCAGGCCATGCCCCAGGGGGGCGTGGTGACGGTGAAGGCCCGCAGGGAGCTGCACGGCGGCCGGGACTGGCTGCGCAGCGACGTGTCGGATCAGGGCATGGGAATTCCCTCGGAGTTGCTGCACCGCGTCTTCGAGCCCTTCTTCACCACCAAGGCCCAGGGAACGGGCCTTGGCCTGGCCGTGGTCCGTCGTATTCTCGATGAGCACGGTGGAGAGATCACCGTGGAGAGCACCCCTGGCCGCGGCACGACCTTTACCATCCGTCTTCCTCTCCTCCCGCCCCCGACGCCCCAGTGA
- the hslO gene encoding Hsp33 family molecular chaperone HslO: MADELVSGLLKDVDVRVVLALTSELSRQARATHKSESASAALLAQGLTAAALLAALQKGETRINLQLECDGPLRGFFVDADTSGLLRGYTKNPHVTHVGAEGEYRWRPVFGNKGYISVLRDIGEGEYYRSSVELERFDFEQDLERYFTISDQVATQLKLEQVAKVKDGTTEPLGVVAGIILQPLPNGDREAFQTLGRQLKENLHGVLQAHAAEGGAAVLKALLPGRNDFEVMSRYPLRFSCTCSRDRVKNALLAMGKEELTDLLEKDGKAEVTCQFCTTQYVIPGDEIRAMLEAAMK; the protein is encoded by the coding sequence ATGGCCGATGAACTCGTCAGTGGACTATTGAAGGACGTGGACGTCCGAGTGGTGCTCGCCCTCACGTCCGAGCTGTCTCGCCAGGCGCGGGCGACGCACAAGAGCGAGTCGGCTTCGGCCGCGCTGCTCGCCCAGGGGCTCACCGCCGCCGCGCTCCTGGCGGCGCTTCAGAAGGGGGAGACGCGCATCAACCTGCAGCTGGAGTGCGACGGGCCCCTGCGCGGCTTCTTCGTGGACGCGGACACCTCCGGGCTGCTGCGGGGCTACACCAAGAACCCCCATGTCACCCACGTGGGCGCCGAGGGCGAGTACCGCTGGCGGCCGGTGTTCGGCAACAAGGGCTACATCTCCGTGCTGCGCGACATCGGCGAGGGTGAGTACTACCGCTCCTCGGTGGAGCTGGAGCGCTTCGACTTCGAGCAGGACCTGGAGCGCTACTTCACCATCTCGGATCAGGTGGCCACGCAGCTCAAGCTGGAGCAGGTGGCAAAGGTCAAGGACGGCACCACCGAGCCCCTGGGGGTGGTGGCGGGCATCATCCTTCAGCCCCTGCCGAACGGGGACCGGGAGGCCTTCCAGACGCTCGGCCGCCAGCTCAAGGAGAACCTGCACGGGGTGCTCCAGGCCCATGCCGCCGAGGGCGGGGCGGCGGTGCTCAAGGCGCTGCTGCCGGGCCGCAATGACTTCGAGGTCATGTCCCGCTACCCCCTGCGCTTCTCGTGCACGTGCAGCCGGGACCGGGTGAAGAACGCGCTGCTGGCCATGGGGAAGGAGGAGCTGACGGATCTGCTGGAGAAGGACGGGAAGGCGGAGGTGACGTGCCAGTTCTGCACGACACAGTACGTCATTCCCGGAGACGAGATCCGCGCGATGCTGGAAGCCGCAATGAAGTGA
- a CDS encoding single-stranded DNA-binding protein, with protein sequence MAGGVNKVILIGNLGADPEVRFTPGGQAVANFRIATSESWNDKNGQKQERTEWHRIVVWGKLAELCGEYLKKGRQCYVEGRLQTREWTDKENRKNYTTEVVATSVTFLGGRDAGAGDGGGARRGGGSFSRSGEPDYGAPPPGMDDGGMNQSGGNGDDDIPF encoded by the coding sequence ATGGCTGGAGGCGTCAACAAGGTCATCCTCATCGGCAACCTCGGAGCAGACCCCGAGGTGCGCTTCACCCCGGGCGGTCAGGCGGTCGCCAACTTCCGCATCGCCACCAGCGAGAGCTGGAACGACAAGAACGGGCAGAAGCAGGAGCGGACCGAGTGGCACCGCATCGTCGTGTGGGGAAAGCTGGCGGAGCTGTGCGGCGAGTACTTGAAGAAGGGCCGGCAGTGCTACGTCGAGGGCCGCCTGCAGACGCGCGAGTGGACGGACAAGGAGAACCGGAAGAACTACACCACCGAGGTGGTCGCCACCTCCGTCACCTTCCTGGGCGGCCGTGATGCGGGCGCCGGGGATGGGGGCGGGGCCCGGCGCGGCGGTGGCTCGTTCTCCCGAAGCGGGGAGCCCGACTACGGCGCGCCTCCTCCGGGGATGGACGATGGCGGCATGAACCAGAGCGGTGGCAACGGGGACGACGACATCCCGTTCTAG